Proteins encoded in a region of the Cytobacillus luteolus genome:
- a CDS encoding iron-containing alcohol dehydrogenase, with protein sequence MYKVYCRSYQGVFRVVSRILPWREPELLEGENSLLKLPPFIKAKGINKVLIVSDQGITSIGLMNPLIEGLQSEGIDFIIYDKTIPNPTIDNIEEALELYKSNNCEALVAFGGGSPMDCAKGVGARIARPNKTIPQLKGELKVRKSIPPLFAIPTTAGTGSEATVAAIISNSTTHEKYAIIDMALMPHYAVLDPLLTVNLPLHITSTTGMDALTHAVEAYIGKSNTAETRQYSLEATKLIFENLPEAYSNGTNLTARTNMQKAAYLAGAAFTRAFVGYVHAIAHTLGGFYSIPHGLANAIILPYVLEYYGSVVHKPLSELADLVGIGEAADTPEQKSQKFIEAIKSLNQQMNIPTKISGINDHDIPVMVDRAFKEANPLYPVPRILDKKDLYYLYDLIKK encoded by the coding sequence TTGTATAAGGTATATTGTCGATCATATCAGGGGGTTTTTAGGGTTGTTTCACGTATTTTGCCTTGGCGTGAGCCGGAGCTATTAGAAGGCGAAAATAGTTTATTAAAATTGCCACCATTTATTAAAGCTAAAGGTATTAACAAGGTGCTTATTGTTTCAGACCAAGGAATAACCTCTATTGGGTTAATGAACCCATTAATAGAAGGCTTACAATCAGAGGGTATCGACTTTATTATCTATGATAAAACCATTCCAAACCCGACCATAGATAATATTGAAGAAGCACTAGAATTATATAAGAGTAACAACTGTGAAGCTCTCGTTGCCTTTGGAGGAGGTTCTCCGATGGATTGTGCAAAAGGTGTAGGTGCACGAATAGCTAGACCGAATAAGACAATCCCCCAATTAAAAGGTGAACTTAAGGTCCGAAAAAGCATTCCACCACTTTTCGCGATTCCTACTACAGCTGGAACCGGTAGTGAAGCTACTGTGGCTGCTATCATTTCTAATAGTACGACCCATGAAAAATATGCGATAATTGATATGGCCTTAATGCCACATTATGCTGTTCTAGATCCTTTACTAACAGTTAACCTTCCACTACATATTACATCGACCACAGGAATGGATGCGCTTACACACGCTGTTGAGGCTTATATCGGGAAAAGCAATACTGCAGAAACTAGACAATATAGTTTAGAAGCTACAAAACTAATTTTTGAAAATCTACCTGAAGCATACTCAAACGGTACAAACCTCACTGCACGCACAAATATGCAAAAAGCAGCCTACCTAGCAGGTGCTGCGTTTACCCGGGCATTTGTCGGCTATGTGCATGCCATCGCCCACACCCTTGGAGGCTTTTATTCGATACCCCATGGATTAGCCAATGCAATCATATTGCCATATGTCCTTGAATACTATGGTTCAGTTGTTCATAAGCCTTTATCAGAGCTGGCTGATCTCGTAGGCATAGGTGAAGCAGCCGACACACCTGAGCAGAAATCTCAAAAGTTTATTGAAGCAATCAAATCCCTAAACCAACAAATGAATATCCCAACTAAAATCAGTGGCATAAATGATCACGATATACCGGTTATGGTTGACCGAGCTTTTAAAGAAGCCAATCCTCTATATCCTGTTCCTAGGATTTTAGATAAGAAAGATTTATACTATCTTTACGACCTCATTAAAAAATAG